A window of the Hevea brasiliensis isolate MT/VB/25A 57/8 chromosome 6, ASM3005281v1, whole genome shotgun sequence genome harbors these coding sequences:
- the LOC110640818 gene encoding ENTH domain-containing protein C794.11c, producing the protein MSILSKNNSSNNMGTPSFHEFKKQASFFLKEKIKSARLALTDVTPAELLTEEATNGNPWAPDTRTLGSISRAAFEVDDYWRIVEILHKRFLRFERKKWRISYNSLVVLEHLLTHGPESVAGEFQTDKDVIREMESFQYIDEKGFNWGLAVRKKSERIVNLLEKEPLLKEERERARKLTRGIQGFGSFCHRSSSAQGILREPSHETFARSNSQFNQHDSSENQPLFSNGENLIKKDETSKMSSEDATSELGNRSQNLNSADNLSKNLMLEKAETSFKENMAPNKEELHGWNLIGENNLLLDGRRDEPKIIEEDHPFSVTEKETSASLLSAREGILQGV; encoded by the exons ATGTCAATCTTAAGCAAAAATAATAGCAGCAACAACATGGGCACGCCTTCCTTCCATGAGTTCAAGAAGCAAGCTTCTTTCTTCCTCAAGGAGAAGATCAAGAGTGCTAGATTGGCTCTCACAGATGTCACACCTGCAGAATT GCTGACTGAAGAAGCTACAAATGGGAATCCATGGGCGCCTGATACACGTACCCTTGGATCTATTTCAAGGGCTGCTTTTGaagttgatgattattggagaatTGTGGAGATTCTGCACAAGAG GTTTTTGAGATTTGAAAGAAAAAAGTGGAGAATTTCTTACAATTCTCTCGTTGTGCTTGAACACTTGTTGACTCATGGGCCTGAGAGTGTGGCAGGGGAATTTCAGACTGATAAAGATGTTATCAGGGAGATGGAAAGCTTTCAATATATAGATGAGAAGGG ATTCAACTGGGGGCTTGCTGTTAGAAAGAAATCAGAAAGAATAGTGAACCTGCTTGAGAAAGAACCTCTtcttaaagaagagagggagagggctAGGAAGCTGACTAGAGGAATACAAGGATTTGGTAGCTTCTGCCACAGGTCTTCTTCAGCACAAGGAATTCTACGGGAACCATCACATGAAACATTTGCAAGAAGCAATTCACAGTTTAACCAGCATGATTCTAGTGAAAATCAGCCCTTGTTCTCAAATggagaaaatttgataaaaaaagatGAAACGTCCAAGATGAGCTCTGAGGATGCAACTTCTGAGTTGGGCAACAGAAGTCAGAATTTGAATTCTGCTGATAATTTGAGCAAAAACTTGATGCTTGAGAAGGCTGAAACAAGTTTCAAAGAGAACATGGCTCCTAACAAGGAAGAGTTACATGGATGGAATCTCATAGGGGAGAATAATCTACTCTTGGATGGCAGAAGAGATGAACCAAAGATCATAGAAGAAGATCATCCTTTTAGTGTTACCGAGAAGGAAACTAGTGCTTCCCTTCTTTCAGCAAGAGAAGGAATCCTACAAGGAGTATAG
- the LOC110640817 gene encoding U-box domain-containing protein 33, whose protein sequence is MELLNPAHPPLHDPSRESLSGLSSPGAFLVGFDRTVSSQLPDIVEEGGCLSGSGGCGDGEKVYVAVGKSVEKTVGLLHWSFKRFGSREICILYVHQPSPLIPTLLGKLPASQANAEVVSVHRRQEREQSKKLLEIYLAVCHKAKVEASIITTDCDQVRKGIVELVNRHGARMLVMGVAPENCMKVKKSSNKANYVAKSAPLFCEIWFINKGKHVWTREASENSSLLPSCDRAGGASTETLRSMSLRCSKNALPFHPEYLRSTSATGVTCDRISHWVQSDSTYAKVARSGSTNTCFTHSIQSSFSPRSNSSGTSTERRISSESDSKLEEDSLYFQLEEARIEAEASRNEAFEELVKRKKLEFQTLEAISKVKIFDSAYANEVKHRKEAENALRHTIEEQEKFLEEKEEVTKELQRTMRNVALLDSRVREANRRRDEVDGELKLIQTSIASLWQEKQRIRRQKIEAAHWLERWKNHRQAGAPNCNGLLGFVEDMPKLAEFSLSDLQTATFNFSESFKLGQGGYGYVYKGEMLGRTVAIKKLHPNNMQGQSEFQKEVQVLGKLQHPHLVTLLGACPEAWSLVYEYLPNGSLQDCLFRKNNISPLTWKVRARIIAEISSALCFLHSSKPEKIVHGDLKPQNILLDSELSCKICEFGICRLVTDDTLYCPSFRRGTEPKGAFSYMDPAFQRVGVLTTKSDIYSFGVIILQLLTGRPPVGLVGEVRRTMSCGKLSSILDPSAGEWPIFVAKRLAELGLQFCELCSRERPELTPALVRELEQLHVSEERPVPSFFLCPILQEIMHDPQLAADGFTYEGEAIRGWLENGRETSPMTNLKLSHLHLTPNHGLRLAIQDWLCKS, encoded by the exons ATGGAGCTTCTGAATCCCGCACACCCGCCTCTTCATGACCCCTCCCGGGAATCCCTTTCTGGGTTGTCTTCTCCGGGAGCTTTCCTGGTTGGGTTTGACCGGACTGTGAGTTCCCAGTTGCCGGATATTGTTGAAGAAGGTGGGTGTCTTAGTGGTAGCGGTGGTTGTGGTGATGGTGAGAAAGTGTATGTGGCTGTGGGTAAATCTGTTGAGAAAACTGTAGGTTTGCTTCACTGGAGCTTTAAACGCTTTGGGAGCAGAGAAATTTGTATCCTTTATGTTCACCAGCCCTCTCCTCTGATACCAACACTAc TGGGAAAACTACCAGCAAGTCAAGCAAATGCTGAAGTAGTTTCAGTACATAGAAGGCAAGAACGGGAACAGTCAAAGAAGCTTTTAGAAATTTACTTGGCCGTTTGTCATAAAGCTAAG GTTGAAGCTAGTATCATCACAACTGATTGTGACCAAGTTCGGAAGGGAATAGTAGAATTGGTAAACAGACATGGTGCTAGGATGCTTGTTATGGGGGTTGCACCTGAAAA TTGCATGAAGGTGAAAAAGAGTTCCAACAAAGCTAATTATGTTGCTAAAAGTGCTCCTTTATTCTGTGAAATATGGTTTATCAACAAAGGGAAACATGTGTGGACAAGAGAAGCTTCTGAAAATTCAAGTCTTTTACCATCATGTGATCGTGCAGGGGGTGCGAGTACAGAAACTTTAAGGTCTATGTCACTTCGGTGTAGCAAGAATGCATTGCCATTCCATCCAGAATATCTTAGGTCCACTTCTGCTACAGGTGTAACTTGTGACCGAATTAGCCATTGGGTTCAAAGTGACTCAACCTATGCAAAAGTGGCTAGATCTGGTTCTACCAATACATGTTTTACCCACTCTATCCAGAGTTCATTTAGTCCTAGAAGTAATAGCTCTGGCACATCTACAGAAAGAAGAATTTCTTCAGAGTCTGATTCAAAGCTTGAGGAAGACAGCTTATATTTTCAGCTGGAAGAAGCAAGGATAGAAGCAGAAGCATCTAGGAATGAAGCATTTGAAGAACTGGTGAAGCGCAAAAAATTGGAATTCCAAACTTTGGAAGCCATCAGCAAG GTCAAAATCTTTGATTCTGCCTATGCAAATGAAGTTAAACATAGAAAAGAAGCTGAGAATGCACTAAGACATACAATAGAGGAACAAGAAAAATTCttggaagagaaagaagaagtaaCTAAAGAGCTACAGAGGACCATGAGAAATGTTGCTCTTCTGGACAGTCGTGTACGAGAAGCAAATCGTAGGCGGGATGAAGTTGATGGAGAATTGAAACTCATTCAAACTTCCATTGCATCTCTATGGCAAGAAAAGCAGAGGATCCGACGGCAGAAAATAGAAGCTGCACATTGGCTTGAGCGATGGAAAAATCACAGGCAAGCTGGAGCTCCAAACTGTAATGGGCTGCTTGGTTTTGTTGAAGATATGCCCAAGTTAGCAGAATTTTCATTATCTGATTTGCAAACTGCAACATTCAATTTCTCTGAAAGCTTCAAACTTGGGCAGGGAGGATATGGTTATGTTTACAAAGGAGAAATGTTGGGTAGAACTGTTGCCATAAAGAAGCTGCATCCAAATAACATGCAAGGGCAGTCAGAGTTTCAAAAAGAG GTTCAAGTTCTTGGCAAATTACAACATCCTCATCTGGTGACTTTGCTTGGGGCATGCCCAGAAGCATGGTCTCTTGTATACGAGTACTTGCCCAATGGGAGCCTCCAGGATTGCCTCTTCAGGAAGAACAACATTTCTCCCTTGACATGGAAAGTCCGAGCACGGATTATAGCTGAAATCTCAAGTGCACTTTGCTTCTTGCATTCTTCTAAACCTGAAAAAATTGTCCATGGTGATCTGAAACCACAAAATATCCTACTTGATTCTGAACTTAGCTGCAAAATATGCGAGTTTGGAATTTGCAGGCTGGTAACGGATGATACTCTTTATTGCCCTAGTTTTCGAAGGGGCACTGAGCCAAAAGGTGCTTTTTCATATATGGATCCAGCGTTCCAAAGAGTGGGAGTGCTGACAACCAAGTCTGATATCTATTCTTTTGGGGTCATCATTCTACAGCTACTTACTGGAAGGCCTCCTGTTGGGTTGGTAGGTGAGGTGCGAAGAACAATGTCATGTGGGAAATTATCCTCAATTTTGGATCCTTCTGCTGGAGAATGGCCAATATTTGTTGCGAAAAGATTGGCGGAATTGGGTCTGCAGTTTTGTGAATTGTGTAGCAGGGAGAGACCTGAGTTGACACCTGCTCTAGTGAGGGAATTGGAACAGTTGCATGTTTCAGAAGAGCGgccagtgccatctttcttcttgtgTCCTATTCTTCAG GAAATAATGCATGATCCCCAGTTGGCAGCTGATGGTTTCACATATGAAGGTGAAGCCATACGTGGATGGTTGGAAAATGGCCGGGAAACATCTCCAATGACTAATTTGAAGTTGAGTCACTTGCATCTTACTCCCAACCATGGGCTGCGTCTTGCAATTCAAGACTGGCTATGCAAATCTTAA
- the LOC110640824 gene encoding probable protein phosphatase 2C 4, with product MGNEIGKLTVCFTGAGEARRRHDIPVLISDPLDEGLGHSFCYVRPEPTPLSSSKVHSDETNTFRTISGASVSANTSTPLSTAFIDPYVYNSIDRAAAFESSTSFSSIALQPIPRNFVGSINSGPLTGNSGLLPGSGPLERGFMSGPIERGFMSGPLDRGLFSGPLEKGSSDQFQRSFSHAGFPFRPRSTKRSLIRVLRRAISKTLSRGQNSMVTPIKGVIKEPDWIMNPEKQHNENFTVNSINLSSDGNLEDDDYLESQNLQWAQGKAGEDRVHVVVSEEHGWVFVGIYDGFNGPDATDYLSSNLYSAVHKEVKGLLWDDKFESAKISAPASSPVRSEDINSIENTNSRLETVLQSNETDRNFGNDECWQFSDQENYPCAGHDTSFDSNSKRKRISVGKYRGAAKKWEENQMRWKCEWDRERIELDKRLKMQLNRSGSDNGAINHADVLKALSQALKKTEEAYLDIADKMLMENPELTLMGSCVLVMLMKGEDVYVMNVGDSRAVLAQKAEPDYWLGKSRQDLERINEETLHDLETDECERKNSLPTLTAFQLSVDHSTNVEEEVQRIRSEHPDDACAVVNERVKGSLKVTRAFGAGFLKQPKWNDALLEMFRIDYIGNSPYINCLPYLCHHRLGPKDRFLILSSDGLYQYFTNEEAINEVELFIALQPEGDPAQHLVEEALFRAAKKAGMDFHELLEIPQGDRRRYHDDISIIVISLEGRIWRSCV from the exons ATGGGTAATGAGATTGGTAAACTCACGGTCTGTTTCACGGGAGCCGGAGAGGCTCGACGGAGACATGACATACCGGTGTTGATATCAGACCCGCTTGATGAGGGCCTCGGTCACTCCTTCTGCTACGTCCGGCCGGAACCTACACCGCTTTCCTCCTCTAAAGTCCACTCCGACGAAACCAACACCTTCCGTACAATCTCCGGTGCCTCCGTGAGCGCTAACACATCGACGCCGCTCTCAACGGCCTTCATAGATCCTTATGTGTATAATAGTATTGACCGAGCTGCGGCTTTTGAGAGCTCAACTTCTTTCTCTTCAATTGCTTTGCAACCAATCCCGAGAAATTTTGTCGGCTCCATCAATTCGGGTCCTTTGACAGGGAATTCGGGTCTTCTTCCGGGTTCGGGTCCACTGGAGAGGGGATTCATGTCGGGTCCAATTGAGAGGGGATTTATGTCGGGTCCGTTGGATCGTGGGTTGTTCTCGGGTCCTCTTGAAAAGGGCAGTTCTGATCAGTTTCAAAGGAGCTTCTCTCATGCGGGTTTCCCTTTCAGACCCAGATCGACGAAGAGGTCACTGATTCGAGTCCTGCGAAGAGCCATATCCAAAACGTTATCTCGTGGGCAGAACTCAATGGTGACTCCTATAAAAGGCGTTATTAAAGAACCAGATTGGATTATGAATCCAGAGAAGCAGCACAATGAGAATTTTACTGTGAATAGCATTAATTTGAGTAGCGATGGTAATTTAGAGGATGATGATTATTTGGAGAGCCAAAATCTTCAGTGGGCACAAGGGAAAGCAGGGGAGGATCGTGTACATGTTGTTGTTTCAGAGGAACATGGATGGGTTTTTGTTGGGATTTATGATGGGTTCAATGGCCCAGACGCGACTGATTATCTTTCCTCCAATCTGTACTCTGCTGTGCATAAGGAGGTCAAAGGATTGCTGTGGGATGATAAGTTTGAGTCTGCTAAAATCTCTGCCCCTGCTTCTTCCCCTGTTCGATCAgaagatattaattcaattgaaaataCTAATTCAAGATTAGAAACTGTGTTGCAAAGTAATGAAACCGATAGGAATTTCGGAAATGATGAATGTTGGCAGTTCTCGGACCAAGAGAATTATCCATGTGCTGGCCATGATACGAGTTTCGATTCCAATTCCAAGAGAAAAAGGATTTCCGTGGGGAAGTATAGAGGTGCTGCCAAGAAATGGGAGGAGAATCAGATGAGATGGAAGTGTGAATGGGATAGGGAAAGAATAGAGCTcgataagagattaaagatgcaaTTGAATCGATCTGGGTCTGACAATGGAGCTATAAATCATGCAGATGTGTTAAAAGCTCTGTCCCAGGCTTTGAAGAAAACAGAGGAAGCATATTTGGATATCGCTGATAAGATGTTAATGGAGAATCCGGAGTTGACTTTGATGGGTTCGTGTGTGCTTGTGATGTTAATGAAGGGAGAAGATGTGTATGTGATGAATGTGGGTGATAGTCGAGCAGTGTTAGCCCAAAAAGCAGAGCCAGATTATTGGCTGGGGAAGAGTAGACAGGACTTGGAGAGGATCAATGAGGAAACATTGCATGATCTGGAGACTGATGAATGTGAAAGAAAGAATTCACTACCCACTTTGACTGCATTTCAGCTTAGTGTTGATCATAGCACCAATGTTGAAGAG GAAGTTCAAAGAATAAGATCTGAGCATCCTGATGATGCTTGTGCCGTGGTGAATGAGCGTGTGAAAGGTTCATTGAAGGTCACTAGGGCTTTTGGTGCAGGTTTTCTCAAGCAG CCTAAATGGAACGATGCACTTCTAGAGATGTTCAGAATAGACTATATTGGCAATTCTCCGTACATAAATTGTTTACCATATCTCTGCCACCATAGACTAGGCCCAAAAGATAGGTTTCTGATTCTTTCATCCGATGGGCTTTATCAATACTTTACAAATGAAGAAGCGATCAACGAAGTTGAACTTTTCATAGCATTGCAACCTGAAGGGGATCCAGCACAGCATCTGGTTGAGGAGGCGCTCTTCCGTGCAGCTAAGAAAGCTG GTATGGATTTTCATGAATTGCTTGAAATACCACAAGGTGATCGACGGCGATACCATGATGATATTTCCATCATCGTTATTTCTTTAGAGGGGAGGATATGGAGATCATGTGTATAA